GTGAGCAGGTACGGAGCCGCGCCCCAGGCGAACGCGGTGGCGTGGCCGGCGGCCGTGGCGAGCGCCCCGTACCCCGCGTACACGGCGACCGTGGTCAGCTCGCTGCCGAAGCCCGCCACCGAGGTGAGCGTCGCCCGGCCGGTGTCCTCGATGCGCCGTTGGAGCCGTGCGTCGGCGAGCACGACCGCCAACTGGAGGCCGCCGAAGGCCAGGGCGACCAGCGCCAGACCGGCCCGACTGCCGGACGCGGCGCCCACGCCCAGCGCGCACGCGGCGCCCGCCAGCAGCGCGGCGAGTCCGCGGCTGCCGAGCCGGGAGCCGGGTTTGGCCAGCAGGCCGCCCGCGGTGGCGCCGGCCCAGATCAGCAGCAGGTACCAGGGCACGGTCGGTGCGGCGACGCCGGTGGCGCGCACGAGCAGCGGTGTGTACTCGTCGAGGGCACCGAAGACGGCGGTCACGGCCGGGACCAGCAGCAGCGCCCCGCGTACGGAACGGTCGGCGCGGGCCTCGTCGAGCCCGGCCCGCAGGGTCGCGGTCCAGCGGTCGGCGCCGGCGGCCGGGGTGCGGTGCTCGGGGAAGCGGGTCGCCGTGCCCGCCGCGAGCAGGCAGGTCAGGACGCTCGCCGTGCCGACGGCGAGGTAGCCGCCCCGGGCGAACACCGGTCCGGCGAGGGCCATCGCGGCCATGACGGCCACCAGTCCGCAGGCACGCGCGCGGCCCATGAGCCCGGCGTACCGGCCGGCCGCGTCGAGCCGCTCCAGCTCGTCGTACACCAGTGCCGCCAGGGTGCCGGAGCCGAGCGCTCCCCCGGCGCCCCACAGCACGAAGCCGACGGCGAAGGAGGCGTACGAGGGGACGAGCACCCACAGGGCGAAGCCGGCGGCGGTGAGCAGCGGGGCGAGCGCGAGCAGCCGGCGCCGGGAGGTGGCGTCGGCCCAGGCGCCGGAGGGGACCTCCAGTACGACGCCGGTGAGGGACCACAGCGCGAAGAGCGAGGAGATCTGCCGGACGGAGAGCCCGGTGTCGCTGAACAGCAGCGCGTACACCGGATAGAGCAGCACGAACTCGTCGAGGAACGCGTAGCCGTAGAGGGTGCGCGTGAGCCGCCGGAGGCCGGTGGCGGGGGTGGAGACGGGCGCGGGCGAAGGGCGCATCGAGCCTTCCCGAGGTCGGTTGTCGGACGCCGGACGTGAGGACGTACGGCATCCGAGGCGGACCTCGGGAGGCACGGGAAGCGCGGGCGCGACGGGCGCGGGCAGGGGATCAATGTCGCCAGGTCATGCCGTGAGGGTAGACCGGCGGGGCGGGCGGTGTCCCCTCGATATGCGAGGGCCTACGTCGGCGCTCCCGACGAGAAGCGGCGCAGCAGGGGGGAGAGCACCAGGACGGACTTCGTGCGTTCCACGAAGGGCTCGCCCGCGATCCGTTCCAGGACGCGTTCGAAGTGGCGCATGTCCGAGGCGAAGACCTGCACGACCGCGTCCGCGTCGCCGGTGACGGTGGACGCCGCCACGACCTCCTGGTAGCGCTCCAGACCTCGCCGGATGGTCTCCGGCGAGGTGTTGCGCCGGCAGAAGATCTCGACGAACCCCTCGGTCTCCCAGCCGAGCGCCACCGGGTCCACGCGGACGGTGAAACCGGTGATGGCGCCGGTGGAGCGCAGCCTGTCGACGCGCCGCTTGACGGCGGGCGCCGACAGGCCGACCAGCTGCCCGATGTCCGCGTAGGAGCGCCGCGCGTCCTCGGCGAGGGCGTGCACGATGCGTTCGTCGAGATCGTTCAGCACGGGTGGTGGATCACTTCTGCTCAGTGGGGCGTCGGCAGGGGGTCGGCTCAGCTCCAGCTGGCGTGCAGGGGCTTGCCCTCGGCGTATCCGGCCGCGCTCTGGATGCCCACGATGGCCTTCTCGGCGAACTCCTCCAGGGAGCCGGCCCCCGCGTAGGTGCAGGAGGAGCGGACGCCCGCGATGATCGCGTCGATGAGGTCCTCGACGCCCGGGCGGGCCGGGTCCAGGAACATCCGCGAGGTGGAGATGCCCTCCTCGAACAGCGCCTTGCGGGCGCGGTCGTACGCCGACTCCTCCGAGGTGCGGTTGCGCACGGCACGCGCGGAGGCCATGCCGAACGACTCCTTGTACGGGCGTCCGTTGGCGTCGTGCTGGAGGTCGCCGGGCGACTCGTACGTGCCCGCGAACCAGGAGCCGATCATCACGTTGGAGGCGCCGGCCGCGAGTGCCATGGCCACGTCGCGCGGGTGGCGCACACCGCCGTCGGCCCACACGTGCTTGCCGTACTTGCGGGCCTCGGCCGCGCACTCCAGGACGGCGGAGAACTGCGGCCGGCCGACGCCGGTCATCATCCGGGTGGTGCACATGGCGCCGGGGCCGACGCCGACCTTGATGATGTCCGCGCCCGCGTCGATCAGGTCCTTGACGCCCTCGGCGGAGACGATGTTCCCGGCCACGATCGGCACCTGGGGGTCGAGGTCGCGGACCAGCCTGAGCGCGCTGATCATCGACTCCTGGTGGCCGTGCGCGGTGTCGATGACGAGGGTGTCGACGCCCGCGTCGAGGAGCTGCTTCGCCTTGCCCGCGACGTCGCCGTTGATGCCGACGGCGGCGGCGACGCGCAGCCTGCCGCGGTCGTCGGTGGCGGGCGTGTAGAGCGTGGCGCGCAGGGCGCCGGTGCGGGTGAGGATGCCGGCGAGGCGGCCGTCGGCGTCGACGGCGGGGGCGTAGCGGCGGTTGGCGCCGTCGAGCCGGTTGAAGGCCTCGCGGGGGTCTATGTCCGCGTCCAGGAGGAGCAGGTCCTTGGACATGACCACTTCGAGCTGGGTGAAGCGGTCGACGCCGGTCAGGTCCTGGTCGGTGACGACGCCCACGGGACGCCGGTTCGCGTCGACGACGACGCCGGCGTTGTGGGCCCGCTTGGGCAGCAGGGCGAGGGCGTCGGCGACGGTCTGGTGCGGGGCGAGGACGATCGGGGTGTCGAGCACGTGGTGGCGGCTCTTGACCCAGGTGAGGACGTCGGTGACGACGTCGATGGGGATGTCCTGCGGGATGACGACCAGGCCGCCGCGGCGGGCCACGGTCTCGGCCATGCGGCGGCCGGCGATCGCGGTCATGTTGGCGACGACGAGGGGGATGGTCGTGCCGCTGCCGTCGGGGGAGCTGAGGTCGACGGACTGGCGGGAGCCGACGGTGCTGTGGCGGGGGACCATGAAGACGTCGTCGTACGTCAGGTCATAGGGCGGCTTGATGTCGTGGAGGAAACGCACGTACTTGATTCTTACACGGGCGATGGCCGGAAGGGATGCGGAGGATCGTCCAGGGCGGGCGGGGGTGCGGTTGGAGGAACGTCCAGGGGATTGGCGGGCGCATTTTCTCGCCCCCGCCGCCCCTTTCCTCCCCCAAGCTCTCGGCTTCGCTCGAGCAGGGGGGACCCCCATCGGCCCCGGGGGCCGCGCCCCCGGACCCCAAAAGATCGCGCAGTTCCCCGCGCCCCTTCAGACCCCGTCGGGATCCGCCCGGCTGAGCGCAGCCCGCGGGGACGGCCCCGCCGTCATCAGCGCGTCGGCCGCCGACGTGTCCGTGACAAGGCTCGTCACGAGCCCCGACCGCAGCACCGCGTCGATCGCCGCCGCCTTCCGCTGGCCGCCCGCGATGGCGACCACCTCGGGGACCCGCCGCAGCTGGTCCGCCGTGACCGTGATGCACCGCTCCCCCAGGTCCCGCCCCACCCGGCGCCCCTCGGCGTCGAACAGATGCGCGGACATCTCGGCGGCGACCCCGAGAGTGGCGTAGTGGGAGCGCTCCTCCTCGCTGAGCATGTCGTGCACCGTGGAGATGCCCGCCTCCCAGGAGCCGATGGAGACGCAGGCGACGGTCACCTTGTCGAAGTACTCGAACGCCCGCGCGATCCCGGTCTGGTGCCGCAACGCCGCCGCGGTCGCCGCGTCCGGGAGCAGCATCGGCGCGTAGATGGGGTGCGCGTCGCCCCCGGAGACCTGCGCGGCCCGCCGTACGGCCTCCACCGAGCCGCGCTCGGCGGTCCCGGCGTCGTACACGCCCGTGAGCTGTACGACCGTGCACGGCGGCAACCGGTCGAGGGCGGCCGCCATGTGGATGGTGGAGCGCCCCCAGGCGAGCCCGAGGACATCACCCTCGGTCACCAGTTCGCCCAGCAGATCCGCGGCGACCTCGCCGAGGTTCTCCGGGTCGGGCGACTCGTCCACGTCGGCCGGCGACTCGACCACGACGGCGTGCCGCAGGCCGTAGCGGGCCCGCAGCGCGTCGGAGCGCTCGGCGTCCAACTCGGCGGGGACGCGGATCTCGATGCGTACGAGATCCCGTTCGAGGGCGGTCTCCAGGACCCGGGCCACCTTGAAGCGGCTGACGCCGAACTCCTCGGCGATCTGGATCTTCGATTTGCCCTCGAGGTAGAAGCGGCGTGCCATGGCCGCCGCCTGCACCAGCTCAGCGGGTCCCATCCGCATCGCCGACCGGCCCGCCGACATACCCGACACGGCCATCTCCTCACTGCTGTGCTGCTGTTCACATTCTCGATTCGCCGTTCATCCTTGCAGATCCGTGGATCTCGATCAGCCCGGACGGTCGGCGTTCAGCTCGCGTTGGCTCAGTGGTCGCATGCCCAGGAAGCGCCCGCCGTCACGTTCTCGGCCTGGGTGCGCAGGGCGCGGACCGCCGCGGCCGGGTCGTCGGCGCCGTAGACCGCGCTGCCGGCGACGAAGACGTCCGCGCCCGCCTCCGCGCAGCGCTCGATCGTGGCGGCCGAGACGCCGCCGTCGACCTGGAGCCACAGGTCGAGGCCGTGCTTGCCGATCAGCTCCCGGGTGCGGCGGATCTTGGGCAGCATGATGTCGAGGAAGGCCTGGCCACCGAAGCCGGGCTCGACCGTCATGATCAGCAGCATGTCGAGCTCGGGCAGCAGGTCCTCGTACGGCTCGATCGGCGTCGCGGGCTTCAGGGCCATGGAGGCGCGGGCGCCCTTGGCGCGGATCTCGCGGGCGAGCCGCACGGGGGCCGCGGCCGCCTCCGCGTGGAAGGTGACGGAGGAGGCGCCCGCCTCGACGTACTGGGGCGCCCAGCGGTCGGGGGCCTCGATCATCAGATGGCAGTCCAACGGGGTGTCCGTCGCCCGGGCCAGCGACTCCACCACCGGCACGCCGAGCGTGAGGTTGGGGACGAAGTGGTTGTCCATGACGTCGACGTGGAGCCAGTCGGCCCCCTCGACCGCCCGCGCCTCGTCGGCGAGACGCGCGAAGTCGGCGGACAGGATGCTGGGGTTGATCTGCACGGCCATGCCTCAAGCCTCCCATGCCGAAGCCGCGGGCTTCGCCCTGCGGGGCGCCTCAGGGCTCGGGGGTGCGTGTGATGCGGCGACTGCGGGTGGTCCTGGGCTGCTCGCGCCCCCGCTAGGGGCGCGGGGAACTGCGCGACAAGCCCCCACTCACCCGCACCCGCCCCACAACCTCACCCACCCGAGCTCTGAAGCGCCGGGGTCCAAGGGGCGGAGCCCCTTGAAGGGACGATGGGGGTCCCCCCTGCTCGAGCGAAGCCGAGAGCTTGGGGGAGGGTAGGGGCGGCGGGGGCGAAAACCCTCTGGACGCGCCCCTCAGGAAACCCGGCGCACCAGCGCCAGATACATCGCGTCCGTACCGTGCACGTGCGGCCACAACTGCACGTCCGGCCCGTCCCCCAGCGCGGGCACTCCCACCAACAACGGCCGCGCGTCCAGCAACTCCGCCCCCGGATGCCGCTTCAGCACATCCCCCACCACCGCCCGCGTCTCGGCGAGATGCGGCGAACACGTCGCGTACCCCACCACACCCCCCACCCGCACCGACCGCAACGCCATCTCCAGCAACCCCCGCTGCAACGGCGCGAACCCGTCCAGATCCTCCGGCCGGCGCCGCCACCGCGCCTCCGGCCGCCTGCGCAGCGCCCCCAGTCCGGTGCACGGCACATCCACCAGCACCCGGTCGAACGTCCCGGGCCGCCACGCCGGCCGGGTCCCGTCGGCGGTGACCACCTGGTACGGCCCGGGGTTGCCGTGCAACGCGTTGGCGACCAGCCCCGCCCGGTGCGGCTGCTTCTCCGCCGCGACCAGCGCGGCCCCCCGCTCCGCGGCGAGCGCGGCGAGCAGCGCCGCCTTGCCGCCGGGCCCGGCGCACCCGTCGAGCCACAGCGCGTCGCGCCCCTCCACGGGGGCGTTGGCGAGGGCGAGCGCGACGAGCTGACTGCCCTCGTCCTGCACCCCCGCGCGCCCCTCGCGCACGGCCTCGACGGCCCCGGGCTCGCCGCCCTCGGTGAGCCGGACGGCGTACGGCGACCAGCGCCCCGGCTCGGCGGCCGGCTCACGCAGCAGTTCCTCGGCGGTGGCCCGGCCGGGACGGGCGACGAGGGTGACCTCGGGGCGTTCGTTGTCGGCCTCGAGCAGCTCCTCGATGCCGGCCCGGCCGCCGCCGAGGGAGTCCCACAGCGCGGAGACGATCCAGCGGGGGTGCGAGTGCACGACGGCGAGATGGTCCTCGGGGTCCTCGTCGTACGGCGGCGCGACCTGCTCCAGCCAGCCGTCGAGGTCGTGCCGGGCGACCTTGCGCAGCACGGCGTTGACGAACTTGGCCCGCCCGTCGCCGAGCACGACGCGGGCCAGCTCGACGGAGGCGGAGACGGCGGCGTGCGTGGGGATGCGGGTGCCGAGGAGTTGGTGGGCGCCGAGGCTGAGCACGTCGAGCACCGGCGGGTCCACCTCGCGCAGCGGCCGGTCGACGCAGGCGGCGAGGACGGCGTCGTACGTGCCCTGCCGGCGCAGTGTGCCGTAGACCAGCTCGGTGGCCAGCGCGGCGTCCCGGCCGTCGAAGCCGTCCTTCTCGCGGGCCTTGCGCAGCAGCGGGGGCAGGACGAGGTTGGCGTACGCGTCCCGTTCGTCCACCGCGCGCAGCGCCTCGAAGGCGAGGATGCGGACGGGGTCCTTCTGGGGCCGGCGGTAGGGCTTGCCGGGCTTACGGGGACGGCGGGGCTGATCGCTCACGAAAAAGGTGCTCCGGGTCGCAGAACGGGCTGTCCGCCCAGCCTACGCGGTGTGCGCCGGGCACCCGGCGGCGAGCGTACGGGCCGCGTCCAGGCCCTCCGGCCGTGGCCGGGCGCACCGACCGTGCTCGGGCGGCGCCGGCGGGCGCACCTGCCCAGCCGTCGCGACGCGCCGCCCCCCGCCGTCAGCCGCCGAGCCGCTCCTCCTCGGCGATCCGCACGCCACGCGCCCAGTCGGCCGCGCGCATCGGCTTCTTGCCCTGCGCCTGCACCCACAGCAGCTCGACGGCGTACGAGCCCGTGCCGACGTGGACGCTGTTCTTGCCGACGGCGAGGGCGCCCGGGGCGAGGTCGGTGCGCTCGGGAGCGAGGGTGAGCTGGATGAGCTTGAGCCGCTCGCCGCGGAAGGTCGTCCAGGCACCGGGGGCGGGGGTGCAGCCGCGGACGACACGGTCGACGCGGAGGGCGGGGGCGGACCAGTCGACGCGCGCGTCCTCCACGGTGATCTTCGGAGCGAGGGTGACGCCCTCGGCGGGCTGCGGTACGGCCTTGAGGGTGCCGTCCTCGATGCCGTCCATGGTGGCGGCCAGCAGTCCGGAGCCGGCGAAGGCGAGCCGGGTGAGCAGGTCGCCGCTGGTGTCGGTGGGGCGGATCTCCTCGGTGACGGTGCCGTAGACCGGACCCGAGTCGAGCCCCTCCTCGATCAGGAAGGTGGAGGCGCCGGTGATCTCGTCGCCCGCCATGAGGGAGTGCTGCACGGGGGCGGCACCGCGCCAGGCGGGCAGCAGCGAGAAGTGCAGGTTGACCCAGCCGTGGGCCGGGACGTCGAGGGCGACGCGGGGCAGCAGGGCGCCGTAGGCGACGACGGGGCAGCAGTCGGGGGCGATCTCGCGCAGCCGGGCCAGGAAGTCCTCGTCGCGGGGCCGGCGCGGCTTGAGCACCTCGATGCCGGCCTCCTCGGCCCGCTCGGCGACGGGGCTGGCGATCAGCCGACGGCCCCGTCCGGCCGGGGCGTCGGGGCGGGTGACGACCGCGGCGACCTCGTGCCGCCCGGAGGCGATCAGGGCGTCCAGGGCGGGGACGGCGACCTCGGGGGTGCCTGCGAAGACGAGCTTCATACGGGTGTGTCGGCCTCTCGGGCAGAGTTGCGTACCGGCGGCGAAGTCGTCCCAGTCTATGGCCCGGTACCGACAGCGCCGGGCGTGGCCCGGTACCGGGCCGGGCCGGGGGGGTGCGGGCGGGTCCGGCGGGCGTACGGGAATGCTTCCGCGCCCCCACACCGTGACCAGTCACGCAAAAACGCGTTGGTCAAGAAGGAGTTGACCCCGACGGATCGGCCCGCCCGGTCCAGACCCTGCTGCACCGTCTCTTCCGCTACTCATCTCTTCCTCCACTCATTCCCTCATCTCCTCATCGCCGGTTCGAGAGGCTTGTTCATGGCCGACCACGCAACCCACGACGCCCAGGCCCGGGCCAGCCTGCACTTGCTGGTGCGGGACATCGAGCGGGTCCGCCGGCAGGTGGACGCGCTGCGCACGCTCACCGCCCAGCTCGGCAACGTCTACCGTCCGCGCCGCTCCGGCCCCTCCGCGGGCTTCGTCGTCTACGGGCGGGCCCCCGCCCCGACCGTCCGCCTCGCGCAGGAACTGCGGGACAGCGTCGAGACCCTGGTCACGGCGGCCGTGGACTTCGACCGCTCCCTGGGCTTCTCGTGGGACGCGGTGGGCTCCGCGCTCGGGGTCACGAAACAGGCGGTGCACCGGCGCTACGGTGCGCGCAGGGCGGCGGCGCAGGCCGCCGCCGAGGCGGAGCGCACGGCGGAGCCGGCGGGGTCGCCCCGGCCGGTCAACGTCGGCTCCGGGCTGCCCACGGTGCCGGCGGCGCGGGCGATGCCGACGCAGCCGAAGGCGGGCAGTCCGTCGCTCCGCGACGACCCCCGGCCTCCGGCGTTCCCCACCCCCCGCAACGGCTGACGCCACGCGGAGCCCCGGGCGCGGTGTCGCCCGGGGCTCTGCCCCGGGGCCCGGTGCGTTGTCGCCGGGTGTCCGCCCTGGCCCCTGGTGCGTTGTCGCAGCCGGGGCTCCGTCCCGGGACGGAGTGGGCAATGGATACGGGGCCGTCAGCCGATGTCCGGTGGATCGATCCGGATGCGCACCTCCGCGCCCGCGCCCCGAGCCATCCGGGCCGCCTGTGCCGTCTTCAGGGCCGCCGCGAGGTCCGCTCCGCTGCCCGGTGGGACGCGGACCAGCGCGCGTTCCGCCGCCGTCGGCGGGACGGCGCCGGCCGGGGCGGTGACCGGGACCGGGCCCAGTGTCTCCGCGTCCCCGGGCAGCTCGACCACCTCCAGGAACTCCGTCACCGCGCCCACCGGTCCCGTCACCGCCGCCATGCGGAACACCGGCGGGAATCCCAGCTCGCGCCGCTCCCCGAGCTCCCGCACCGCGTGCCCGGCCGGATCCCACCGCACCAGCGCCTGCACGGGCCGCAGCGTGGGCTCGGCGACGACCACCACCGTGCCCCCGGCCGGCTGCGGCCGGACCAGCGCGGCCGCGCCGATCCACCGCCGCAGCGCCTCCTCGCCGGCCCGCAGGTCCGGCCGGCCGAGCATCGCCCAGCCGTCGAGCAGCAGCGCGGCCGCGTACCCGCCCTCGGCGACCGGCTCGGCCCCTGGCGTGCTCACCACCAGCGCGGGTGTCCCCGGCACCGTGTCCAGTACGTGCTCGCGCCCCGACGTGCGCACCGGCACCGCCGGGAACGCCCGCCCCAGTTCCTCCGCCGTCCGGCGCGCGCCCACGATCTGCGCCCGCAGCCGGAACCCGCCGCACTCGGGGCAGTGCCAGGCCGGCTCCTCGGTGCCGCACCACACGCACCGCAGCTCGCCGGCGTCCCGTGCCTCCAGCGGCCCGGCGCAGCGCCCGCAGCGGGCGGGTTCCCGGCACTGGGCGCAGGCCAGCCGGGGTACGTACCCGCGTCGCGGCACCTGGATCAGCACGGGCCCGTGCCGCAGCCCCTCGCGAAGCGTCTGCCAGGCGAGCGTGGGGAGCCGGGCGGCCCGGGCGGCCTCGTCACGGGCCAGGTCCTGGTCCCCGACGGTCCGCACCAGCGGCGCGGCGGCGCGCACCTGTTCGCGGTCGGCGACCAGCGGCGCGGCCCAGCCGCTCTCCACCAGCTGCGCGGCCTCCACCGTGCAGCTCCAGCCGCCGAGCAGGAACGCGCACCGGTCGCGGGTGGCGCGCAGCTCCAGCACCTCCCGGACGTGCGGGAAGGGCGCGTGGTCGTCGCTGTGCCCGGAGTCGCCGTCGTCCCAGACGACGACCAGGCCGAGGTCGCGTACCGGTGCGAACATCGCGGCGCGGGTCCCGACGACGGCCCGCACCGCTCCCCGGCGTACGGCGAGCCACTCGCGGTAGCGCCGTTCCTGTCCCGCGTCGGCGGTCAGCACCACGTGCTGTCCCTCGCCCAGCAGGGCGGTGAGCGCGGCGTCGACCCGGCCCGCGGGCCGCCCGGACGGGACGACGACGAGTGCGCCCCGGCCCGAGGCGAGCGTCGCCGCCACGGCCCGGGCGATCTCCTCGGCCCACTCGGGTCCTGGCAGCGCCGTCCACACCGCCCGTGGCGCACCGCCGGTGGCCAGGGCGCGCAGAAAGCCCTCGCCCCGTCCGTAACGCCGCCAGCTGCCGGGCTCGGGCGGCGCCGGCACGGCCGGTGGCGGGTCCGACGCGCGGGCCTCGGCGCGGGCGTGCCGGGGCGGCACCGCCAGCTGCAGCACGTCGGCGAGGCTGCCCGCGTACCGGTCGGCGACGGCGCGGGCGAGCCCCAGCAGCTCGGGGTCGAGCACGGGTTCCGGCGACACGACCTGGGCGAGGGCGGCCAGCGGCCCGGCGTAGTCGGACTCGGCGACCCGCTCGATCAGGAACCCGTCGATGAGGCTCCCGCCCTCGCGCCGCCCCTCCCGCACCGTGCGCCCCCCGGCGCCGAACCGCACGCGCACCCGCACCCCGGGCTGCGCGGCTTCGTCCAGCTCCTCGGGCACGGCGTAGTCGAAGTACCGGTCGAGGTGCAGCACACCCTTGTCGACGAGCACCCGGGCCACCGGCAGCTCCTTGGCCAGCGCCGCACCGCGCCAGGTACGCGGCTTGGCCCGGGGCACCTTGGCCTTGCGCACACTCTCGCGAATCAACGCGAGCTGCTCCGGCGGCACACCCTCACCCCCGGCCCCCACCGTCCCGTCCTCGCTGCTCACACCAGCATTCTTACCAAAGGCCACTGACAACGGACGGGGTGTCCGCATGCCGCGGGCCCGGCCCCCGGGGAGGGGCCGGGCTCGCGGAAACGGCTGGAAGCGCTCGGGTCAGAGACCCGCAGCCTCGCGCAGCGCGTCCACCCGGTCCGTGCGTTCCCAGGTGAAGTCGGCGAGTTCGCGGCCGAAGTGGCCGTACGCCGCCGTCTGGGCGTAGATCGGGCGGAGCAGGTCGAGGTCGCGGATGATGGCGGCCGGGCGGAGGTCGAAGACCTCGCCGATGGCGGCCTCGATCTTCTCCGCGTCGACCTTGGCGGTGCCGAAGGTCTCCACGAAGAGGCCCACCGGCTCGGCCTTGCCGATCGCGTAGGCGACCTGGACCTCGCAGCGGGAGGCCAGGCCCGCGGCGACCACGTTCTTGGCGACCCAGCGCATCGCGTAGGCGGCCGAGCGGTCGACCTTGGACGGGTCCTTGCCGGAGAAGGCGCCGCCGCCGTGGCGGGCCATGCCGCCGTAGGTGTCGATGATGATCTTGCGGCCGGTGAGGCCGGCGTCGCCCATCGGGCCGCCGATCTCGAAGCGGCCGGTCGGGTTGACCAGCAGGCGGTAGCCCTCGGTCTCCAGCTTGATGCCGTCGTCCAGCAGGGCCTTCAGCTCCGGCTCGACGACGAACTCGCGGATGTCGGGGGCGAGCAGCGACTCCAGGTCGATGTCGCTTGCGTGCTGGGAGGAGACGACGACGGTGTCCAGGCGGACCGCCTTGTCGCCGTCGTACTCGATGGTGACCTGCGTCTTGCCGTCCGGGCGCAGGTAGGGGATGGTGCCGTTCTTGCGGACCTCGGACAGGCGCTTGGACAGCCGGTGCGCCAGGAAGATCGGCAGCGGCATCAGCGTGGGCGTCTCGTCCGAGGCGTAGCCGAACATCAGGCCCTGGTCGCCGGCGCCCTGCCGGTCCAGCTCGTCGTCGTCGCCCTCGACCCGGTTCTCGTAGGCGGCGTCCACACCCTGGGCGATGTCGGGGGACTGCGCGCCGATGGAGACGGAGACACCGCAGGAGGCGCCGTCGAAGCCCTTCTTGGACGAGTCGTAGCCGATCCCGAGGATCGTGTTGCGCACCAGCGTCGCGATGTCCGCGTACGCCTTGGTCGTGACCTCGCCGGCCACGTGCACCAGGCCGGTGGTGATCAGCGTCTCCACGGCGACCCGGGAGGTCGGGTCCTCCTTCAGGAGCGCATCGAGAATGGTGTCACTGATCTGGTCAGCGATCTTGTCCGGGTGACCCTCGGTGACTGACTCCGAGGTGAACAGGCGACGGGACACAACGCTCCCTGGGGTTGCAGCGGCTGCTGGCTGATCATTGGTGGACGGGCCGGGAGCTGCGCCCGGCAACGTCCGGTGACAGTTTATCGGTCATGCCCGGCCACGGGCCC
The DNA window shown above is from Streptomyces sp. NBC_00670 and carries:
- a CDS encoding primosomal protein N' produces the protein MSSEDGTVGAGGEGVPPEQLALIRESVRKAKVPRAKPRTWRGAALAKELPVARVLVDKGVLHLDRYFDYAVPEELDEAAQPGVRVRVRFGAGGRTVREGRREGGSLIDGFLIERVAESDYAGPLAALAQVVSPEPVLDPELLGLARAVADRYAGSLADVLQLAVPPRHARAEARASDPPPAVPAPPEPGSWRRYGRGEGFLRALATGGAPRAVWTALPGPEWAEEIARAVAATLASGRGALVVVPSGRPAGRVDAALTALLGEGQHVVLTADAGQERRYREWLAVRRGAVRAVVGTRAAMFAPVRDLGLVVVWDDGDSGHSDDHAPFPHVREVLELRATRDRCAFLLGGWSCTVEAAQLVESGWAAPLVADREQVRAAAPLVRTVGDQDLARDEAARAARLPTLAWQTLREGLRHGPVLIQVPRRGYVPRLACAQCREPARCGRCAGPLEARDAGELRCVWCGTEEPAWHCPECGGFRLRAQIVGARRTAEELGRAFPAVPVRTSGREHVLDTVPGTPALVVSTPGAEPVAEGGYAAALLLDGWAMLGRPDLRAGEEALRRWIGAAALVRPQPAGGTVVVVAEPTLRPVQALVRWDPAGHAVRELGERRELGFPPVFRMAAVTGPVGAVTEFLEVVELPGDAETLGPVPVTAPAGAVPPTAAERALVRVPPGSGADLAAALKTAQAARMARGAGAEVRIRIDPPDIG
- the metK gene encoding methionine adenosyltransferase; the protein is MSRRLFTSESVTEGHPDKIADQISDTILDALLKEDPTSRVAVETLITTGLVHVAGEVTTKAYADIATLVRNTILGIGYDSSKKGFDGASCGVSVSIGAQSPDIAQGVDAAYENRVEGDDDELDRQGAGDQGLMFGYASDETPTLMPLPIFLAHRLSKRLSEVRKNGTIPYLRPDGKTQVTIEYDGDKAVRLDTVVVSSQHASDIDLESLLAPDIREFVVEPELKALLDDGIKLETEGYRLLVNPTGRFEIGGPMGDAGLTGRKIIIDTYGGMARHGGGAFSGKDPSKVDRSAAYAMRWVAKNVVAAGLASRCEVQVAYAIGKAEPVGLFVETFGTAKVDAEKIEAAIGEVFDLRPAAIIRDLDLLRPIYAQTAAYGHFGRELADFTWERTDRVDALREAAGL